In Actinomadura luteofluorescens, the sequence CCGGTACAGGTTCAACCCGACCAGGCGCGCGACGTAGTCGGTCCGCGGGCGGCGCGCGACGTCGGCCGGGGTCCCCTGCTGGACGAGCCGGCCGCCCTCGACGACGACGAGGCGGTCGGCGAGCACCATGGCGTCCAGCGGGTCGTGCGTGACGAGCACGGCGGCGCCCTCGAACCCGGCGAGGTGGCGGCGCAGCGCGGCCCTGATCTCCATCCGGGTGTGCGCGTCCAGCGCCGCGAGCGGCTCGTCCAGCAGCAGCAGGCCCGGATCGACGGCCAGCGCGCGGGCCAGGGCCACCCGCTGCGCCTGCCCGCCCGACAGGGCCCGCGGGCGCGCGGACGCGTGCTCGGCGAGCCCCACCCGCTCCAGCCAGCCCGCGGCGATCCGCCGGGCGGCACGGCGCCCGGCGCCCCGGCAGCGCGGCCCGAACGCGACGTTGTCGAGCGCCGTGAGGTGCGGGAACAGCAGGTAGTCCTGGAACACCATGCCGATGCCGCGGCGGTCGGGCGGCAGCGCGCGCAGGTCGGCGCCGTCCACCCGCAGGTGCCCGCCCGCCATCGGCACGAGCCCGGCCAGGGCGCGCAGCGCGGTGCTCTTGCCCGCCCCGTTCGGGCCGAGCAGCGCCACGACCTCGCCCGGCCCGGCGGTGAGCGCGAGATCGAGGTCGAACGCGGCGCGGCGGACGACGAGCCGCGCGTCCAGCCCCCGGGGTCCGCTCATCGCGCGCCGCCCACCCAGCGGTCCCGGAGCACGGCGAGGACGGCGACCGAGACGGCGAGCAGGACGAGGCTGAGCACGATCGCCGCCTGCGGGTCGGTCTCCAGCGCCAGGTACACCGCGAGCGGCATCGTCTGCGTCCGGCCGGGGAAGTTGCCCGCGAAGGTGATCGTCGCCCCGAACTCGCCGAGCGCCCGCGCCCAGCACAGGATCGACCCGGCCGCGACGCCCGGCGCGACCAGCGGCAGCGTGACCCGCCGGAAGATCGTCCAGCGGCCGGCGCCGAGGGTGGCGGCGGCCTCCTCGTAGCGCAGGTCGGCGGCGCGCAGCGCGCCCTCCACGCTGATCACCAGGAACGGCATCGCGACGAACGCCTCGGCGAGCACGACGCCGGCGGTGGTGAACGGGAACGTGAGGCCGAAGGCGCGGTCCAGCCAGCCGCCGACCAGCCCGCGCCGTCCGAGCACCAGCAGCAGGGCGACGCCGCCGACCACCGGCGGCAGCACCAGCGGAACGGTCACCAGGGCCCGGACGAGCCGGGCGGCGGGGAACCGGACCCGGGCGAGCGTCCAGGCGAGGGGGACGCCGAGCAGCAGGCACAGGCCGGTGGCGAGGGTGGCGGTGAGCAGCGAGAGCCGGAGCGCCTCCAGGACCTGCGCCTGCAGGAGGCGGGTGCCGAGCGTCGACCACGGCGCCCTGACGAGCAGGCCGAGCAGCGGCAGCACCAGGAAGGCGAGCCCGAGCAGCGCGGGCGCGAGCAGCACCCACGGCGGCCGGCCCGGCAGCCGGTCCGCCTCCCGCGCCTCCCGGGACGCCCTCCGCGGTCGCGTCACGGCCCCTCGAAGCCCGCCCGGCTCAGCACCGCCCTGCCCTGCTCACCGACCACCAGGCGGATGAACTCCCCGGCGAGCGCGCCCTGCGGCGCCTTGGCGACCTCGACGATCGGGTAGTCGTTGATCGCCTTCGCGGCCTCCGGGAACTCGATGCCCGTGACCTCGCCGCCGGCCGCCTTCACGTCGGTGCGGTAGACGAGCCCCGCGTCGGCCTCCCCCAGGCCCACCTTCGTCAGGACGGCCTTGACGTCCTTCTCCCGCGACACCGGCTCGACCTCGACCCCGGCGACGGCCAGAGCGGTCTCGGCCGCGGCGCCGCACGGCACCTGCACCGCGCACAGCACGACCTTCAAACCCCGCCGGCCCAGGTCGCCCACCTTCGCGACCTTGCCCGGGTCCCCCTTCGGGACGGCGATGACCAGGCGGTTGCGGGTGAAGGTCTGCGGCCGCCCCGACGCGTCCCCGGCGTCGGTCACCGTCTTCATCGTGGCGGGGCTCGCGGCCGCGAACACGTCCGCCGGGGCGCCCTGCGTGATCTGCTGCGCCAGCGTCGAACTGCCGCCGAACTGGAACCTGACCTTCACGCCGGGATGCGCGCCCTCGAACGTCCTGCCGAGCTCGGTGAAGGCCTCGGTGAGCGAGGCCGCCGCGAACACCGTGAGGGTCTTGCCGCCGCCCGGCTCTCCCGAACCGGAGGAGTCGCCGGCGTCGCCGCAGCCCGCCAGGACGGCGAGCGACAGCGCCGCCACCGCCGCGGTTCGCTTGAACACGTTGCCTCCTCAGCCCTGGTCCGGCACTTCGACGACGACGTTCGTGGACTTGACGACGGCATCGGCGACCACGCCCGGCTCCAGGCCGAGGTCGTCGGCCGCCTCGCGGCTCATCAGCGACACGACGCGGAACGGCCCCGCCTGGATCTCGACCTGCGCCATCACCCCGTCCCGGAGGACCTCGGTGACGATCCCCCGCATCCGGTTGCGCGCCGAGGAGAAGCGTTCGGCCTGGTCGGACGAGCCGTTGCCGCGCGCCTGGTCCCGCACGAAGGCGGCCAGCTCCGCGCCCGGCACCCGCCGGTGGCCGTGCTCGTCCCGGGACGCCGGGAGCCTGCCGCCGTCCACCCACCGGCGGACGGTGTCGGCGCTGACGCCGAGAAGGGCGGCGGCCTCGCTGATCCTGAACGTCGTCACCCGGCAAAGCCTAGACAACCGCATATGCAAGGGGAAGAGCGACATCATCCTTGATACAGCGATATCCACCGCACCGATGCCCTCGCAACCGCGGAAGGGGAAGGCTCCCTTCCCCGTCGATCGCCGCGGATGTCACCATCTACTTACATCCCCCGACGCGAGGAGGACCCGTGACGGCGCAAGGCCCCGCGACCCTGGTGATAGAACGGCACGGGACGGCGAGCCTGCGCTCCCGCGCGGTCTCGGCGGGCGTCCGGCGGCTGGTCCGGCCCGGCCTCGCCCGGCTCGCGGGCCGGCCGTTCGACGACCGGGCGCTGCGCCGCGCCGCCCTCCTCGACCGGCTGGCGGCACGGGCCGGGACGCCGCGGCGCATCAGCGTGGAGAAGGTCCGCTTCGACGGCTTCGGCGCCGAGTGGGTGTCGGCGCCGGGCGCCGCCCCACCCCGCGACCGGGCGATCCTCTACCTGCACGGCGGCGGCTGGATCTCCTGCGGCCTCAACACGCACCGCCGGATGATCGCCTCGTTCGCCGCCGCGTCCGGCGCCACCGCGCTGTCGGTGGACTACCGGATGATCCCGGCGGTCCCGTTCGAGCGGGAGGTCGAGGACTGCGTCACCGCCTACCGGTGGCTGCTGGAGGAGCGGGGGATCGACCCCGGACGCGTCGTGATCATGGGGGACTCGGCGGGCGGGCACCTCACGTTCGCCACGGCGCTGCGCGCCCGCGAGGAGGGGCTGCCCATGCCGGCGGCGCTCGCGGCCCTGTCCCCCATGCTCGACATGGACCTGACGAGCAAGCTCGCGCACGCCAACATGGGCCTCGACCCCTCCGGCCCCGGCGCGCTGCTGGAACGCCTCGTCGAGGGGTTCCTCGGCCACCTCGACCTCGCCGACCCCGCGATCTCACCCGTCCGCGC encodes:
- a CDS encoding TOBE domain-containing protein → MTTFRISEAAALLGVSADTVRRWVDGGRLPASRDEHGHRRVPGAELAAFVRDQARGNGSSDQAERFSSARNRMRGIVTEVLRDGVMAQVEIQAGPFRVVSLMSREAADDLGLEPGVVADAVVKSTNVVVEVPDQG
- a CDS encoding alpha/beta hydrolase, with amino-acid sequence MTAQGPATLVIERHGTASLRSRAVSAGVRRLVRPGLARLAGRPFDDRALRRAALLDRLAARAGTPRRISVEKVRFDGFGAEWVSAPGAAPPRDRAILYLHGGGWISCGLNTHRRMIASFAAASGATALSVDYRMIPAVPFEREVEDCVTAYRWLLEERGIDPGRVVIMGDSAGGHLTFATALRAREEGLPMPAALAALSPMLDMDLTSKLAHANMGLDPSGPGALLERLVEGFLGHLDLADPAISPVRADLAGLPPVLLTAGSTELLYCDSELMARRLAEAGVPVTLQVWDRQLHVFQMFGPYLPESRAAVAALGAFVRDALDR
- the modB gene encoding molybdate ABC transporter permease subunit — encoded protein: MTRPRRASREAREADRLPGRPPWVLLAPALLGLAFLVLPLLGLLVRAPWSTLGTRLLQAQVLEALRLSLLTATLATGLCLLLGVPLAWTLARVRFPAARLVRALVTVPLVLPPVVGGVALLLVLGRRGLVGGWLDRAFGLTFPFTTAGVVLAEAFVAMPFLVISVEGALRAADLRYEEAAATLGAGRWTIFRRVTLPLVAPGVAAGSILCWARALGEFGATITFAGNFPGRTQTMPLAVYLALETDPQAAIVLSLVLLAVSVAVLAVLRDRWVGGAR
- a CDS encoding ABC transporter ATP-binding protein, with the translated sequence MSGPRGLDARLVVRRAAFDLDLALTAGPGEVVALLGPNGAGKSTALRALAGLVPMAGGHLRVDGADLRALPPDRRGIGMVFQDYLLFPHLTALDNVAFGPRCRGAGRRAARRIAAGWLERVGLAEHASARPRALSGGQAQRVALARALAVDPGLLLLDEPLAALDAHTRMEIRAALRRHLAGFEGAAVLVTHDPLDAMVLADRLVVVEGGRLVQQGTPADVARRPRTDYVARLVGLNLYRGRAEAGTVALGDGAATLDTVDSLEGEVFLAFAPSSVALYRTRPDGSPRNLWRTRVGAIERQGDRVRVRLSGPPFDAVADVTQAAVAELQLSEGSPVWAAVKATETHVYPA
- the modA gene encoding molybdate ABC transporter substrate-binding protein; the encoded protein is MFKRTAAVAALSLAVLAGCGDAGDSSGSGEPGGGKTLTVFAAASLTEAFTELGRTFEGAHPGVKVRFQFGGSSTLAQQITQGAPADVFAAASPATMKTVTDAGDASGRPQTFTRNRLVIAVPKGDPGKVAKVGDLGRRGLKVVLCAVQVPCGAAAETALAVAGVEVEPVSREKDVKAVLTKVGLGEADAGLVYRTDVKAAGGEVTGIEFPEAAKAINDYPIVEVAKAPQGALAGEFIRLVVGEQGRAVLSRAGFEGP